Genomic window (Belonocnema kinseyi isolate 2016_QV_RU_SX_M_011 unplaced genomic scaffold, B_treatae_v1 SchBZDm_1847;HRSCAF=2027, whole genome shotgun sequence):
AGCCCGTGGCGAGAGACAGATATGTACCAAAGGATGCAGTAGCAGAAAGTGTGGAAGTGCGCACGAAGAGAGTAAAGCATTCCTTGACAGTGCTAGCTATAGTCTTTTAAATTCCCCAGATTGTGGTGACATTCCTGTTGATTATTATGCGAAGTAACACAGATTTAGAGTTGCCAAAAGATGCCCGGACTTTAATGAAAGCTCCTCGACAGAGTGAAGTGACGCCCATGTGCACAGGAAAATACTGTCACTATGGCATGCAGAAAGCCGtagaggaaattttaaaagagtacCATAGGCGTGGCATCGAAAAGAGGGAGCTTCATTTAACGTTCAACATCGACGGCTTGCCGATCTTTAAATCATCGGAGAAATCCCTATGGCTAATTCTGTGTTCGGAGAGAAATCTGAAGAACGTGTACGTCATCGGAATGTACTGGGGATATGAAAAACCCTCTGATCCAAATGCATATTTGACATCATTCGCAAAGGAGGCAATCGAGATATGCCAGAATGGTGTCACCTGGAAAAAGAAGCCAGTCAAAGTGTACTTTCATGCCTTGATCTGCGATGCCCCAGCCAAATCTATGTGTCGCAACACGAAAGGGCACAGCGGATATAGAAGCTGCAGCAAGTGTACTATACGCGGAAAGTATATGTACAAGACAAAGGGCCAGCGCAATGTTGGGAATGGGCAGAAGGTCGGGGGACGAGTATGCTTTCCAGGTGTACAGCAGCACGCTTGTAGATCTGACGAGGAATTTGCGCTG
Coding sequences:
- the LOC117182519 gene encoding uncharacterized protein LOC117182519; this encodes MRSNTDLELPKDARTLMKAPRQSEVTPMCTGKYCHYGMQKAVEEILKEYHRRGIEKRELHLTFNIDGLPIFKSSEKSLWLILCSERNLKNVYVIGMYWGYEKPSDPNAYLTSFAKEAIEICQNGVTWKKKPVKVYFHALICDAPAKSMCRNTKGHSGYRSCSKCTIRGKYMYKTKGQRNVGNGQKVGGRVCFPGVQQHACRSDEEFALGAYVEIGKGYQLGSTELTKIPGFKGVSGVP